The following coding sequences lie in one Myxococcus xanthus genomic window:
- a CDS encoding ATP-binding protein — MGSQAAYVHGQQAESPRGRLLLVDDEENILKSIRRVLRRGDWDIETATDAEQGLRAVEAFHPEVVISDFRMPGMNGVDFLTRVKQQEPRAQRIMLTGQADQQAIEEAINRSEIFRFISKPWNDSHLVLTVKSAFEQYALQAENERLYTVTQAQNAELKLLNADLEERVAQRTRMLSQAKREWELSFDCMETPLCVVRARDFAVRRANLAYADVAGRSIEEIPSDTTCYRYLFGRNEPCTGCPLPAAVESGKGARGEVRQGGRTFVVAAYPMAGDERVVCTYRDVTEEQSMTRRLIETEKMAAVGQLAGGVAHEINNPLGGILAFAQLMSRDAGRSDADLESLGLIEESALRCKRIVESLLKFSRHSRVEDRRPFDLSKCVEDAAVLFRAQLKSMPTVELSLGLADGLPKVYGDPGQLAQVVLNLLQNGLQSLPTREGKLKLVTGREGDRCFFAVTDTGTGIEEKHLPRIFEPSFTTKAPGEGTGLGLSIAYRIVQDHGGSFHVDTQVGEGSCFTVFLPIPLQLERLP, encoded by the coding sequence ATGGGTTCTCAAGCCGCATATGTCCACGGTCAGCAGGCCGAATCGCCACGCGGGCGGCTGCTCCTGGTGGATGACGAGGAGAACATCCTCAAGTCCATCCGCCGGGTGCTGCGCCGCGGCGATTGGGACATCGAGACGGCGACGGACGCCGAGCAGGGCCTGCGGGCGGTGGAGGCATTCCACCCCGAGGTGGTCATCTCCGATTTCCGCATGCCGGGGATGAATGGCGTCGATTTCCTTACCCGGGTGAAGCAGCAGGAGCCGCGGGCCCAGCGCATCATGCTGACGGGGCAGGCGGACCAGCAGGCCATCGAAGAGGCCATCAACCGGTCGGAAATCTTCCGCTTCATCTCCAAGCCCTGGAACGACAGTCACCTGGTGCTGACGGTGAAGAGCGCCTTCGAGCAGTACGCGCTCCAGGCGGAGAACGAGCGGCTCTACACGGTGACGCAGGCGCAGAACGCGGAGCTGAAGCTGCTCAACGCGGACCTGGAGGAGCGCGTTGCCCAGCGCACGCGCATGCTGAGCCAGGCCAAGCGCGAGTGGGAGCTGTCCTTCGACTGCATGGAGACGCCGCTGTGCGTGGTGCGCGCGCGGGACTTCGCGGTGCGGCGGGCGAACCTCGCGTACGCGGACGTGGCGGGGCGCTCCATCGAGGAGATTCCCTCCGACACCACGTGCTACCGCTACCTCTTCGGCCGCAACGAGCCGTGCACGGGCTGTCCGCTGCCGGCGGCGGTGGAGAGCGGCAAGGGCGCGCGGGGTGAGGTCCGCCAGGGCGGGCGCACCTTCGTGGTGGCCGCCTACCCCATGGCGGGGGACGAGCGCGTCGTCTGCACCTACCGGGACGTCACCGAGGAGCAGTCGATGACGCGGCGGCTCATCGAGACAGAGAAGATGGCCGCGGTGGGGCAGCTCGCCGGCGGGGTGGCGCACGAAATCAACAACCCGCTGGGCGGCATCCTCGCCTTCGCGCAGTTGATGTCGCGCGACGCGGGCCGCAGCGACGCGGATTTGGAGTCGCTGGGCCTCATCGAGGAGAGCGCGCTGCGCTGCAAGCGCATCGTGGAGAGCCTGCTCAAGTTCAGCCGCCACAGCCGCGTGGAGGACCGGCGGCCCTTCGACTTGTCCAAGTGCGTGGAGGACGCGGCGGTGCTGTTCCGCGCGCAGCTCAAGTCCATGCCCACGGTGGAGCTGTCGCTGGGGCTCGCGGACGGCCTGCCCAAGGTGTACGGCGACCCCGGCCAGCTCGCGCAGGTGGTGCTCAACCTGCTGCAGAACGGTCTCCAGTCGCTGCCCACGCGTGAGGGCAAGCTGAAGCTGGTGACGGGTCGCGAAGGCGACCGCTGCTTCTTCGCGGTGACGGACACCGGCACGGGTATCGAGGAGAAGCACCTGCCTCGCATCTTCGAGCCGTCGTTCACCACCAAGGCCCCGGGTGAAGGCACCGGCCTGGGGCTCTCCATTGCCTACCGCATCGTCCAGGACCACGGGGGCAGCTTCCACGTGGACACCCAGGTCGGCGAAGGCTCCTGCTTCACCGTTTTTCTGCCCATCCCCCTGCAGCTCGAGAGGTTGCCGTGA
- a CDS encoding NAD(+)/NADH kinase, producing MQTLAIVAKRDKPEAVALAAQIRERYPHLSVLADRTLAHELGWPRVDDRELVTRADLMVVLGGDGTLIYAARLLGGRGVPILGVNLGSLGFMTEVPVEELYPMLEQVLAGRFQVDSRMKLTCRLLRGGKVLIEDEVLNDVVINKGALARIADHETSIDGVSITTYKSDGVILATPTGSTAYSLSAGGPIVHPSVDCTVLSPICSHALTQRSIVVPADRTIRVTLRSETADTYLTIDGQTGHGLQGGDCIEVVRSPNRVNLVRNPKVAYFSILRQKLHWGER from the coding sequence GTGCAGACCCTTGCAATCGTCGCGAAGAGGGACAAGCCCGAGGCGGTAGCGCTCGCGGCTCAAATCCGTGAGCGGTACCCCCACCTGTCGGTGCTGGCGGACCGCACGCTGGCCCATGAGCTGGGCTGGCCGCGGGTGGATGACCGGGAGCTGGTGACCCGGGCGGACCTGATGGTGGTGCTGGGCGGTGACGGCACGCTCATCTACGCGGCGCGCCTGCTCGGCGGCCGCGGGGTTCCGATTCTGGGCGTCAACCTGGGCAGCCTGGGCTTCATGACGGAAGTCCCGGTGGAAGAGCTGTACCCCATGCTGGAGCAGGTGCTCGCGGGGCGCTTCCAGGTGGACTCCCGGATGAAGCTCACCTGCCGCCTGCTGCGCGGGGGCAAGGTGCTCATCGAGGACGAGGTCCTCAACGACGTGGTCATCAACAAGGGCGCGCTGGCGCGCATCGCCGACCACGAGACGTCCATCGACGGGGTGTCCATCACCACCTACAAGTCGGACGGCGTCATCCTGGCCACGCCCACCGGCTCCACGGCGTACTCGCTGTCGGCGGGGGGGCCCATCGTCCACCCGTCGGTGGACTGCACGGTGCTGTCGCCCATCTGTTCCCATGCGCTGACCCAGCGCTCCATCGTCGTGCCGGCGGACCGGACCATCCGGGTGACGCTGCGCAGTGAGACGGCGGACACGTACCTGACCATCGACGGGCAGACGGGCCACGGGCTCCAGGGTGGGGACTGCATCGAGGTGGTGCGCTCGCCCAACCGGGTGAACCTGGTGCGCAACCCGAAGGTGGCCTACTTCTCCATCCTCCGGCAGAAGCTCCACTGGGGCGAGCGCTGA
- a CDS encoding ChbG/HpnK family deacetylase, which yields MTRPLTRLVVNADDLGLHASLDAGILRAHRDGIVTSATLLATGPTAPEAAARAKEARLAVGLHLALSTRLPPAAPAHEVPTVAPEGRLRGSWADFARAWLTGQVRRDELARELSAQLQRARALGVTVDHLDGHQHLHLLPGVRPLVESLAAREGLPLRWPDTLPRPRWLKAPGPALKATVLAVLARAAPAAPKGVRRVSAGGVFEAGMLDETALLAVVDALPTGDFELGCHPGEGTPHVPEDPAWRYGWQAELAALTSPRVKARLHERGIELHSYGTLFSAT from the coding sequence ATGACGCGCCCCCTCACGCGCCTGGTGGTGAACGCGGACGACCTGGGGCTCCATGCCTCGCTGGACGCGGGCATCCTCCGCGCGCACCGCGATGGCATCGTCACCAGCGCCACGCTGCTGGCCACGGGCCCCACCGCGCCCGAGGCCGCCGCCCGCGCGAAGGAGGCACGGCTCGCGGTGGGCCTCCACCTGGCGCTCTCCACGCGGCTGCCTCCCGCGGCGCCCGCGCACGAGGTGCCCACGGTGGCACCGGAGGGCCGGCTGCGAGGCAGCTGGGCCGACTTCGCCCGCGCCTGGCTCACCGGACAGGTGCGCCGGGACGAGCTGGCGCGCGAGCTCTCCGCGCAGCTTCAGCGAGCCCGCGCCCTGGGCGTGACGGTGGACCACCTGGACGGGCACCAGCACCTGCACCTGCTGCCCGGTGTACGTCCCCTGGTGGAGTCCCTGGCCGCGCGCGAAGGGCTGCCCCTGCGCTGGCCGGACACCCTCCCCCGCCCTCGCTGGCTGAAGGCGCCGGGCCCCGCGCTGAAGGCCACGGTGCTGGCCGTGCTCGCGCGCGCCGCGCCTGCGGCCCCCAAGGGCGTGCGCCGGGTGAGCGCGGGCGGCGTCTTCGAAGCGGGGATGCTGGACGAGACCGCCCTGCTCGCGGTGGTGGACGCGCTGCCCACGGGCGACTTCGAGCTGGGCTGTCACCCGGGTGAAGGCACGCCGCACGTCCCCGAGGACCCGGCGTGGCGCTACGGCTGGCAGGCGGAGCTGGCCGCCCTCACCAGCCCGCGCGTGAAGGCGCGGCTGCACGAGCGCGGCATCGAGCTTCACAGCTACGGAACGCTGTTCTCCGCCACGTAG
- a CDS encoding sigma-54-dependent transcriptional regulator — protein sequence MNQVKRAKVLVVDDDSVVLKAVTQILQREGHPVVAIDDAVEGLAAAKDPTIDVVVLDIKMPNLSGMDLLRGIKADRPDVEVIMMTAFATVETAVEAVKAGAYDYLTKPFENIDEVSLTVAKAAERKALKDRTRALEEALTVRSQFEDLIGQSTQMRSVFKLVETVSHSTATVLIQGESGTGKELVARAIHYRSARKDKPFVAVNCSALTETLLESELFGHVKGSFTGATGNKKGLFEAADGGTIFLDEIGDVPPATQVRLLRVLQEGEVKRVGANEPVKVDVRVIAATHVDLSRAKEQGKFREDLFYRLNVITIDLPPLRDRPEDVPLLAHHFLKLYASKADKKVTGISPRAMEALTCNRWTGNVRELENVIERAVVLTGNEVIDVEDLPPGFQSAPQPDSTVEVFSLAHLPYAQAKRLAMRAFERRYLSALLEKNNQNVSSAARAAGVDRSNFRRLLKQYEVAGRSMKPRVASQDDGEALEAAS from the coding sequence GTGAACCAAGTCAAGCGCGCCAAAGTCCTCGTCGTGGATGACGACTCCGTCGTCCTCAAGGCCGTGACGCAGATTCTCCAGCGCGAGGGCCACCCGGTGGTGGCCATTGACGACGCGGTGGAGGGCCTGGCGGCCGCGAAGGATCCGACCATCGACGTGGTCGTCCTCGACATCAAGATGCCCAACCTGTCCGGCATGGACCTGCTGCGCGGCATCAAGGCCGACCGCCCGGACGTGGAGGTCATCATGATGACGGCCTTCGCCACCGTGGAGACGGCGGTAGAGGCGGTGAAGGCGGGCGCGTACGACTACCTCACCAAGCCCTTCGAGAACATCGACGAGGTCAGCCTCACGGTGGCCAAGGCGGCCGAGCGCAAGGCGCTCAAGGACCGCACCCGCGCGCTGGAGGAGGCCCTCACGGTCCGCAGCCAGTTCGAGGACCTCATCGGCCAGTCCACGCAGATGCGCTCCGTTTTCAAGCTGGTGGAGACGGTGAGCCACTCCACCGCCACGGTGCTCATCCAGGGGGAGAGCGGCACCGGCAAGGAGCTGGTGGCCCGCGCCATCCACTACCGCAGCGCGCGCAAGGACAAGCCCTTCGTGGCGGTCAACTGTTCGGCGCTGACGGAGACGCTGCTGGAGAGCGAGCTCTTCGGTCACGTGAAGGGCAGCTTCACCGGCGCCACCGGCAACAAGAAGGGCCTCTTCGAGGCGGCCGACGGCGGCACCATCTTCCTGGACGAAATTGGCGACGTGCCCCCGGCCACCCAGGTCCGCCTGCTGCGCGTGCTCCAGGAGGGCGAGGTCAAGCGCGTGGGCGCCAACGAGCCGGTGAAGGTGGACGTGCGCGTCATCGCCGCCACCCACGTGGACCTGTCCCGCGCCAAGGAGCAGGGCAAGTTCCGCGAGGACCTCTTCTACCGCCTCAACGTCATCACCATTGACCTGCCGCCGCTGCGCGACCGGCCGGAGGACGTGCCGCTGCTGGCGCACCACTTCCTCAAGCTCTACGCCTCCAAGGCGGACAAGAAGGTGACGGGCATCTCCCCGCGCGCCATGGAAGCCCTCACCTGCAACCGGTGGACGGGCAACGTGCGTGAGCTGGAGAACGTCATCGAGCGCGCGGTGGTGCTGACGGGCAACGAGGTCATCGACGTGGAGGACCTGCCGCCGGGCTTCCAGTCCGCGCCGCAGCCGGACTCCACGGTGGAGGTGTTCAGCCTGGCACACCTGCCGTACGCCCAGGCCAAGCGCCTGGCGATGCGTGCCTTCGAGCGCCGCTACCTGTCCGCCCTGCTGGAGAAGAACAACCAGAACGTCTCCAGCGCCGCGCGCGCGGCGGGCGTGGACCGCTCCAACTTCCGCCGTCTGCTCAAGCAGTACGAGGTGGCTGGCCGGTCCATGAAGCCCCGCGTGGCCTCCCAGGACGACGGCGAGGCGCTGGAAGCGGCGTCCTGA
- a CDS encoding glycosyltransferase family 2 protein has translation MAQYPSISLFFPAWNEEDYVERAVSRALEVLPALTDDFEIIVVNDASTDRTREVCEALALKVPQLRVIHHPVNLKLGGAMRTGLAASTKDIVVYSDVDLPWDMRELERALHLMSYLEADMICAFRFDRTSEGPKRIVYSFVYNMLIRSLFDIQIKDVNFSFKVMHRRVLEAMELHSQGSFIDAELVVKAIRQGFRVFQMGVDYFPRTRGVSTLASPSVITKMVRELVKLYPKMRAPQPPVHPVRLPPSVQQLHAVPPGRTARG, from the coding sequence GTGGCCCAATACCCAAGCATCAGCCTGTTCTTCCCCGCATGGAACGAAGAGGACTACGTCGAGCGTGCCGTCAGTCGGGCGCTGGAGGTCCTCCCGGCACTGACGGACGACTTCGAAATCATCGTCGTCAACGACGCGTCCACGGACCGCACCCGTGAGGTCTGTGAGGCGCTGGCCCTGAAGGTTCCCCAGCTGCGGGTCATCCATCACCCCGTGAATCTGAAGCTGGGTGGCGCCATGCGCACCGGGCTGGCGGCCTCGACGAAGGACATCGTCGTGTACTCCGATGTGGACCTGCCCTGGGACATGCGCGAGCTGGAGCGGGCGCTGCACCTGATGTCGTACCTGGAGGCGGACATGATTTGCGCCTTCCGGTTCGACCGCACGAGCGAGGGCCCCAAGCGCATCGTCTACTCGTTCGTCTACAACATGCTCATCCGGTCGCTGTTCGACATCCAGATAAAGGACGTCAACTTCAGCTTCAAGGTGATGCACCGCCGCGTGCTGGAGGCCATGGAGCTGCACAGCCAGGGCTCGTTCATCGACGCGGAGCTCGTGGTGAAGGCCATCCGCCAGGGCTTCCGTGTGTTCCAGATGGGCGTGGACTACTTCCCGCGGACACGCGGCGTGTCCACGCTGGCCTCGCCCTCCGTCATCACGAAGATGGTGCGGGAGCTGGTGAAGCTCTATCCCAAGATGCGCGCGCCGCAGCCTCCGGTGCACCCGGTGCGCCTGCCGCCTTCCGTGCAGCAGCTCCACGCCGTGCCGCCGGGCCGCACGGCGCGAGGCTGA
- a CDS encoding diguanylate cyclase gives MNSRPFTLLVVDDSQSTLPRLARALGPEDFALRITAHGPEVPRLAREVSLVVLCPGEDAQASVGLLERLIPAEGPVGPPVVLLAPLEPRALWLEALRRGAEVILDPWAPDELVARVHRALAAKARMEALATQVSELQRLSSTDGLTGVHNHRHFQERLREEFRRAQRYDDALSLILLDLDYFKEINDKYGHSAGDGVLREVAAALTRGVRETDLVARYGGEEFAVLLPRTHLTGALTVAERVRRELRALRLEVEDSLQVTASLGVSSFPHRTVLTPEQLLLTADEALYQAKRDGRDRICLHPQLPVGPLGT, from the coding sequence GTGAACTCCAGGCCCTTCACCCTGCTGGTAGTGGACGACTCGCAGTCGACGTTGCCTCGGTTGGCCCGTGCGCTGGGCCCGGAGGATTTCGCCCTCCGAATCACCGCCCACGGCCCGGAGGTGCCGAGGTTGGCGCGGGAGGTATCGCTGGTGGTGCTCTGTCCGGGCGAGGACGCCCAGGCCAGCGTGGGGTTGCTCGAGCGCCTGATACCCGCGGAAGGCCCGGTGGGTCCCCCCGTGGTGCTCCTGGCCCCACTCGAACCCAGGGCCCTCTGGCTGGAGGCCTTGCGCCGCGGCGCTGAGGTCATCTTGGACCCATGGGCGCCGGATGAACTGGTAGCCCGGGTGCATCGCGCCCTGGCCGCGAAGGCTCGGATGGAGGCGCTCGCCACCCAGGTGAGCGAGCTTCAGCGGCTGTCGTCGACGGACGGCCTCACGGGCGTCCACAACCACCGGCATTTCCAGGAGCGGCTGAGGGAGGAGTTCCGCCGCGCCCAGCGTTACGACGACGCCCTGTCGCTCATCCTGCTGGACTTGGATTACTTCAAGGAAATCAACGACAAGTACGGCCACTCCGCGGGCGACGGCGTGCTGCGCGAGGTGGCCGCCGCGCTCACCCGGGGCGTGCGCGAGACGGACCTGGTGGCCCGCTACGGCGGGGAGGAGTTCGCGGTGCTGCTGCCCCGCACCCACCTCACCGGGGCGCTCACCGTCGCCGAGCGCGTCCGCCGCGAGCTGCGCGCCCTGCGGCTGGAGGTGGAGGACAGCCTGCAAGTCACCGCCTCATTGGGGGTTTCCAGCTTCCCCCACCGCACCGTCCTCACCCCGGAGCAGCTGCTCCTGACGGCCGACGAGGCCCTCTACCAGGCCAAACGGGACGGCAGGGATCGCATCTGCCTACATCCCCAGCTCCCGGTCGGTCCGCTCGGAACCTAG
- a CDS encoding YdcF family protein yields the protein MFLFLSKVLDLLLAPLSWALLLWLVAWGLRRRRERLSRVLSVLGGVVLYAFSIEPVAMGLMRATEAGAVRSFQPGATYDAVIVLGGGLDPAATERTGVPEYNAAAERVLRGFELLREGRARQVLLSGGSLDPRPEAVVEADVLLRQLQQWGIPEERIVTEGRSRNTRENAVESARIIQERGWKSLLLVTSAAHMPRAAGCFAAVGLRPDLLPVDSRASNTPLRRMSWLPRSGALNLSTDALRELAGRAVYRVRGWTAP from the coding sequence GTGTTCCTGTTCCTGTCGAAGGTGCTGGACCTGCTGCTGGCGCCGCTCTCCTGGGCGCTGCTGCTGTGGCTGGTGGCCTGGGGGCTGCGGCGGCGACGTGAGCGGCTGTCGCGGGTGCTGAGTGTGCTGGGCGGAGTGGTGCTGTACGCCTTCTCCATCGAGCCGGTGGCCATGGGGCTGATGCGGGCGACGGAGGCGGGGGCGGTGCGGTCCTTCCAGCCGGGGGCCACGTATGACGCCGTCATCGTCCTGGGGGGCGGGTTGGATCCGGCCGCCACGGAGCGCACCGGCGTGCCGGAGTACAACGCGGCGGCGGAGCGGGTGCTGCGGGGCTTCGAGCTGCTGCGCGAAGGCCGGGCTCGGCAGGTGCTCCTCTCCGGCGGTTCGCTGGACCCGAGGCCCGAGGCGGTGGTGGAGGCGGACGTGCTGCTCCGGCAGCTCCAGCAGTGGGGGATTCCGGAGGAGCGCATCGTCACGGAGGGGCGCAGCCGCAATACACGGGAGAACGCGGTGGAGTCCGCGCGCATCATCCAGGAGCGAGGGTGGAAGTCCCTGCTGCTGGTGACGAGCGCCGCGCACATGCCGCGCGCCGCGGGTTGCTTCGCGGCGGTGGGGCTGCGTCCGGACCTGTTGCCGGTGGATTCGCGGGCGTCGAACACGCCGCTGCGGCGCATGAGCTGGCTGCCGAGGTCTGGGGCCCTCAACCTGAGCACCGACGCCCTGCGCGAGCTGGCGGGGCGTGCGGTGTATCGCGTGCGAGGCTGGACGGCGCCTTGA